In Scatophagus argus isolate fScaArg1 chromosome 5, fScaArg1.pri, whole genome shotgun sequence, a genomic segment contains:
- the phf12b gene encoding PHD finger protein 12 isoform X1: MWDKMETPTIVYDLDTSGGLMEQIQTLLAPPKSEEVEKRSRKLVRDVRRSGRATNHDTCDSCREGGDLLCCDHCPAAFHLQCCNPPLSEEMLPPGEWMCHRCNVRKKKREQKSEQTNGLPERSLAKRSASPAVELELNAGPLRLDGLPPGAGAAGPGLRVAQVRLLDRRTSSRPSSRPGTPTSNTSSTPTPSEEQNEGEEEAVEPEDEIQTAELEGSTLSTPTPRLLKRPFQLLIAAAMERNPTQFQLPSELTCTTALPGSSKRRRKEELLGKPFRRPQHELDSNGLVPLPVKVCFSCNRSCRLAPLIQCDYCPLLFHMDCLDPPLTALPAGKWMCPNHVEHLVLNQRSLSLSSRCQLFDQFQDRMSQHAVKLDFLRRVHRQNAPNRRTTHQHSKRTIKVPDAIKSQYQNPPSMLLPAGVRQLELVCSGVPDHQPLKHLTTDAEQQEWLQDVIALQCSIMRHLSTKQKASSTASTLSPVTLPAEWVSEHKASTKSCVTSDDMKTQASLERTSSPDPPKPCSTPDVALGDSLSADPLAEMGVCKCSVTPCQNCRKPNGPLAEECQPPKANGPVDCNSASDSCRQAELQHRLKPSATPPHSTPASGLVNHIGAETVKKEPESITEVCAQKNSPTAPTIWPLSGQQNHRTQTEFQEESVSSAERPSDTPPKGNQEHGPTKLESSSPAADIKAGPGLMDSLLSSTLSSIANLSICMKDGKDEDGGIELDKLDAEMIKLLAWQRIQQLFPPKVPSTPPPLPSTAAPKTPSPRPDSQKKVQARAVFYPLTGKGGAVSMCYRTLYIGSGADMDVCLTNYGHCNYISGKHACIFYDENTKHYELLNYSEHGTTVDNVLYSCDFSEKASPSPPSGLVAKVQGIIRRSKKREDDEGPSSVVGLLLAGGVMSSQPQGSLELSCSCKASSSSLIGGSGAGWEGTALLHHGSYIKLGCLQFVFSITEFASKQPKEEQTATPAASCTGITTSTSTSSTTTSTTTTASPPPPPPSTATVSSPSGQDEADTDTDPPHQVPILHANSVP, from the exons ATGTGGGACAAAATGGAGACCCCGACGATTGTGTACGATTTGGATACCTCTGGGGGCTTAATGGAG CAAATCCAAACGCTGCTGGCGCCGCCGAAGTCCGAGGAGGTAGAGAAGAGGAGTCGGAAGTTGGTGAGAGACGTCCGGAGGAGCGGCAGGGCCACCAACCACGACACCTGCGATAGTTGCCGGGAAGGGGGAGACTTACTCTGCTGTGACCACTGTCCTGCAGCTTTCCACCTCCAGTGCTG CAACCCACCTCTGAGTGAAGAAATGCTTCCCCCAGGGGAATGGATGTGTCATCGCTGCAATGTTCGAAAAAAG AAGCGAGAGCAAAAGTCAGAGCAGACTAACGGCCTACCAGAAAGATCTTTGGCAAAGCGTTCTGCGTCCCCTGCTGTGGAGCTGGAACTCAATGCCGGACCACTGCGTCTTGATGGTCTGCCTCCAGGGGCAGGAGCCGCGGGGCCTGGTTTGCGAGTGGCCCAGGTGCGCCTCTTGGACCGCAGGACCAGCAGCAGGCCAAGCAGCCGGCCCGGGACGCCCACCTCCAACACTTCATCCACCCCAACCCCCTCAGAGGAGCAGAATGAGGGCGAGGAGGAGGCAGTGGAGCCTGAGGATGAAATTCAGACTGCTGAGCTCGAGGGTTCTACTTTATCCACTCCGACACCACGCCTTCTCAAGAGGCCTTTCCAGCTGCTGATAGCAGCAGCTATGGAGAGAAACCCCACACAGTTCCAGCTGCCCAGTGAGCTCACCTGCACCACTGCACTGCCAG GCAGCAGTAAacggaggagaaaagaagagctACTAGGGAAGCCATTCAGAAGACCTCAGCATGAACTGGATTCCAATGGTCTAGTCCCTCTACCAGTCAAAGTCTGCTTTTCATGCAACAG GAGCTGTAGGTTGGCTCCACTGATCCAGTGTGACTATTGTCCCCTGCTGTTCCACATGGACTGTCTGGACCCTCCACTTACAGCTTTACCTGCTGGCAAATGGATGTGTCCAAACCATGTTGAACACTTAGTG CTGAATCAGAGGAGTCTGAGCCTGTCCAGCCGCTGTCAACTCTTTGACCAGTTCCAGGACAGGATGTCCCAACACGCAGTCAAGTTAGACTTTCTGCGTAGAGTTCATCGGCAGAATGCACCCAACCGACGAACCACCCACCAGCACAGCAAGAGGACCATTAAG GTGCCAGATGCTATCAAGTCCCAGTACCAGAATCCTCCTTCCATGCTCCTCCCTGCAGGGGTGCGCCAGCTGGAGCTGGTTTGCAGTGGTGTTCCTGACCATCAGCCTTTAAAGCATCTCACCACAGACGCTGAGCAGCAGGAG TGGCTTCAGGATGTCATCGCCCTCCAGTGCAGCATTATGCGACACCTGTCCACTAAGCAGAAGGCTTCATCCACAGCATCCACCCTGTCACCAGTAACATTGCCAGCAGAGTGGGTTTCTGAGCATAAAGCCAGTACTAAATCATGTGTAACATCAGACGACATGAAAACTCAGGCCTCTTTAGAAAGGACTTCATCCCCTGACCCCCCTAAACCCTGCAGCACACCTGATGTTGCACTTGGGGACTCTTTATCAGCGGACCCTCTAGCAGAGATGGGTGTTTGTAAATGCAGCGTGACACCATGTCAGAACTGTAGGAAACCCAATGGACCGCTCGCAGAGGAGTGTCAACCTCCCAAAGCCAACGGACCTGTAGACTGTAACAGTGCTTCGGACTCATGCAGGCAGGCTGAGCTGCAACATAGACTGAAGCCCAGCGCAACTCCCCCACACTCAACTCCTGCCTCTGGGCTGGTGAACCACATAGGAGCAGAAACGGTTAAAAAGGAGCCTGAGAGCATCACAGAGGTCTGcgctcagaaaaacagccccactGCTCCGACGATATGGCCCCTCAGCGGCCAGCAGAACCACAGGACCCAGACTGAGTTTCAGGAGGAGAGCGTGAGCAGTGCTGAAAGACCCTCAGACACACCACCTAAAGGCAACCAGGAGCACGGCCCAACCAAGCTGGAGTCGTCATCACCTGCTGCAG ACATCAAAGCTGGCCCCGGATTGATGGACTCATTGTTGTCCAGCACTCTGTCGTCCATTGCTAACCTGTCCATCTGCATGAAAGATGGAAAAGATGAAGATGGAG ggatCGAGCTAGATAAACTAGATGCAGAGATGATCAAGCTTCTGGCCTGGCAGAGGATCCAGCAGCTCTTTCCCCCCAAAGTGCCCAGCACTCCGCCTCCCCTACCCAGCACTGCTGCCCCAAAAACCCCATCACCCCGCCCTGACA GTCAAAAAAAGGTACAGGCCCGAGCTGTCTTCTACCCTCTGACAGGAAAAGGAGGAGCTGTTAGCATGTGCTATAGGACGTTATACATAGGATCTG GTGCTGACATGGACGTGTGCCTTACAAACTATGGTCACTGCAACTACATATCGGGGAAACATGCCTGTATTTTCTATGATGAg AATACCAAGCATTACGAGCTGCTCAACTACAGCGAGCACGGCACGACGGTGGACAACGTCCTGTACTCGTGTGACTTCTCGGAAAAAGCCTCGCCGTCTCCACCCAGCGGCCTGGTGGCCAAAGTGCAAGGCATCATCC GTCGCAGTAAGAAGCGCGAGGATGATGAAGGTCCCAGCTCTGTGGTGGGTTTGTTGCTGGCTGGTGGCGTGATGAGCAGCCAACCCCAGGGCAGCTTAGAACTGTCGTGCAGCTGTAAGGCGAGCAGTTCCAGTCTGATTGGAGGCAGTGGCGCGGGGTGGGAGGGCACCGCCCTTCTCCACCATGGCAGCTACATCAAGCTGGGATGccttcagtttgtcttcagtATCACTGAGTTTGCCAGTAAGCAGCCCAAAGAAGAGCAGACTGCCACGCCTGCTGCCAGTTGCACTGGcatcaccacctccaccagcaCCTCTAGCACCACTACCAGCACCACCACAACcgcatcaccaccaccaccaccacccagtACTGCCACAGTGAGCAGCCCCTCCGGCCAGGATGAGGCCGACACTGACACTGATCCTCCCCACCAAGTGCCCATACTGCATGCCAACTCTGTTCCATAA
- the phf12b gene encoding PHD finger protein 12 isoform X2: MLLAASQIQTLLAPPKSEEVEKRSRKLVRDVRRSGRATNHDTCDSCREGGDLLCCDHCPAAFHLQCCNPPLSEEMLPPGEWMCHRCNVRKKKREQKSEQTNGLPERSLAKRSASPAVELELNAGPLRLDGLPPGAGAAGPGLRVAQVRLLDRRTSSRPSSRPGTPTSNTSSTPTPSEEQNEGEEEAVEPEDEIQTAELEGSTLSTPTPRLLKRPFQLLIAAAMERNPTQFQLPSELTCTTALPGSSKRRRKEELLGKPFRRPQHELDSNGLVPLPVKVCFSCNRSCRLAPLIQCDYCPLLFHMDCLDPPLTALPAGKWMCPNHVEHLVLNQRSLSLSSRCQLFDQFQDRMSQHAVKLDFLRRVHRQNAPNRRTTHQHSKRTIKVPDAIKSQYQNPPSMLLPAGVRQLELVCSGVPDHQPLKHLTTDAEQQEWLQDVIALQCSIMRHLSTKQKASSTASTLSPVTLPAEWVSEHKASTKSCVTSDDMKTQASLERTSSPDPPKPCSTPDVALGDSLSADPLAEMGVCKCSVTPCQNCRKPNGPLAEECQPPKANGPVDCNSASDSCRQAELQHRLKPSATPPHSTPASGLVNHIGAETVKKEPESITEVCAQKNSPTAPTIWPLSGQQNHRTQTEFQEESVSSAERPSDTPPKGNQEHGPTKLESSSPAADIKAGPGLMDSLLSSTLSSIANLSICMKDGKDEDGGIELDKLDAEMIKLLAWQRIQQLFPPKVPSTPPPLPSTAAPKTPSPRPDSQKKVQARAVFYPLTGKGGAVSMCYRTLYIGSGADMDVCLTNYGHCNYISGKHACIFYDENTKHYELLNYSEHGTTVDNVLYSCDFSEKASPSPPSGLVAKVQGIIRRSKKREDDEGPSSVVGLLLAGGVMSSQPQGSLELSCSCKASSSSLIGGSGAGWEGTALLHHGSYIKLGCLQFVFSITEFASKQPKEEQTATPAASCTGITTSTSTSSTTTSTTTTASPPPPPPSTATVSSPSGQDEADTDTDPPHQVPILHANSVP; this comes from the exons ATGTTGCTAGCAGCCAGT CAAATCCAAACGCTGCTGGCGCCGCCGAAGTCCGAGGAGGTAGAGAAGAGGAGTCGGAAGTTGGTGAGAGACGTCCGGAGGAGCGGCAGGGCCACCAACCACGACACCTGCGATAGTTGCCGGGAAGGGGGAGACTTACTCTGCTGTGACCACTGTCCTGCAGCTTTCCACCTCCAGTGCTG CAACCCACCTCTGAGTGAAGAAATGCTTCCCCCAGGGGAATGGATGTGTCATCGCTGCAATGTTCGAAAAAAG AAGCGAGAGCAAAAGTCAGAGCAGACTAACGGCCTACCAGAAAGATCTTTGGCAAAGCGTTCTGCGTCCCCTGCTGTGGAGCTGGAACTCAATGCCGGACCACTGCGTCTTGATGGTCTGCCTCCAGGGGCAGGAGCCGCGGGGCCTGGTTTGCGAGTGGCCCAGGTGCGCCTCTTGGACCGCAGGACCAGCAGCAGGCCAAGCAGCCGGCCCGGGACGCCCACCTCCAACACTTCATCCACCCCAACCCCCTCAGAGGAGCAGAATGAGGGCGAGGAGGAGGCAGTGGAGCCTGAGGATGAAATTCAGACTGCTGAGCTCGAGGGTTCTACTTTATCCACTCCGACACCACGCCTTCTCAAGAGGCCTTTCCAGCTGCTGATAGCAGCAGCTATGGAGAGAAACCCCACACAGTTCCAGCTGCCCAGTGAGCTCACCTGCACCACTGCACTGCCAG GCAGCAGTAAacggaggagaaaagaagagctACTAGGGAAGCCATTCAGAAGACCTCAGCATGAACTGGATTCCAATGGTCTAGTCCCTCTACCAGTCAAAGTCTGCTTTTCATGCAACAG GAGCTGTAGGTTGGCTCCACTGATCCAGTGTGACTATTGTCCCCTGCTGTTCCACATGGACTGTCTGGACCCTCCACTTACAGCTTTACCTGCTGGCAAATGGATGTGTCCAAACCATGTTGAACACTTAGTG CTGAATCAGAGGAGTCTGAGCCTGTCCAGCCGCTGTCAACTCTTTGACCAGTTCCAGGACAGGATGTCCCAACACGCAGTCAAGTTAGACTTTCTGCGTAGAGTTCATCGGCAGAATGCACCCAACCGACGAACCACCCACCAGCACAGCAAGAGGACCATTAAG GTGCCAGATGCTATCAAGTCCCAGTACCAGAATCCTCCTTCCATGCTCCTCCCTGCAGGGGTGCGCCAGCTGGAGCTGGTTTGCAGTGGTGTTCCTGACCATCAGCCTTTAAAGCATCTCACCACAGACGCTGAGCAGCAGGAG TGGCTTCAGGATGTCATCGCCCTCCAGTGCAGCATTATGCGACACCTGTCCACTAAGCAGAAGGCTTCATCCACAGCATCCACCCTGTCACCAGTAACATTGCCAGCAGAGTGGGTTTCTGAGCATAAAGCCAGTACTAAATCATGTGTAACATCAGACGACATGAAAACTCAGGCCTCTTTAGAAAGGACTTCATCCCCTGACCCCCCTAAACCCTGCAGCACACCTGATGTTGCACTTGGGGACTCTTTATCAGCGGACCCTCTAGCAGAGATGGGTGTTTGTAAATGCAGCGTGACACCATGTCAGAACTGTAGGAAACCCAATGGACCGCTCGCAGAGGAGTGTCAACCTCCCAAAGCCAACGGACCTGTAGACTGTAACAGTGCTTCGGACTCATGCAGGCAGGCTGAGCTGCAACATAGACTGAAGCCCAGCGCAACTCCCCCACACTCAACTCCTGCCTCTGGGCTGGTGAACCACATAGGAGCAGAAACGGTTAAAAAGGAGCCTGAGAGCATCACAGAGGTCTGcgctcagaaaaacagccccactGCTCCGACGATATGGCCCCTCAGCGGCCAGCAGAACCACAGGACCCAGACTGAGTTTCAGGAGGAGAGCGTGAGCAGTGCTGAAAGACCCTCAGACACACCACCTAAAGGCAACCAGGAGCACGGCCCAACCAAGCTGGAGTCGTCATCACCTGCTGCAG ACATCAAAGCTGGCCCCGGATTGATGGACTCATTGTTGTCCAGCACTCTGTCGTCCATTGCTAACCTGTCCATCTGCATGAAAGATGGAAAAGATGAAGATGGAG ggatCGAGCTAGATAAACTAGATGCAGAGATGATCAAGCTTCTGGCCTGGCAGAGGATCCAGCAGCTCTTTCCCCCCAAAGTGCCCAGCACTCCGCCTCCCCTACCCAGCACTGCTGCCCCAAAAACCCCATCACCCCGCCCTGACA GTCAAAAAAAGGTACAGGCCCGAGCTGTCTTCTACCCTCTGACAGGAAAAGGAGGAGCTGTTAGCATGTGCTATAGGACGTTATACATAGGATCTG GTGCTGACATGGACGTGTGCCTTACAAACTATGGTCACTGCAACTACATATCGGGGAAACATGCCTGTATTTTCTATGATGAg AATACCAAGCATTACGAGCTGCTCAACTACAGCGAGCACGGCACGACGGTGGACAACGTCCTGTACTCGTGTGACTTCTCGGAAAAAGCCTCGCCGTCTCCACCCAGCGGCCTGGTGGCCAAAGTGCAAGGCATCATCC GTCGCAGTAAGAAGCGCGAGGATGATGAAGGTCCCAGCTCTGTGGTGGGTTTGTTGCTGGCTGGTGGCGTGATGAGCAGCCAACCCCAGGGCAGCTTAGAACTGTCGTGCAGCTGTAAGGCGAGCAGTTCCAGTCTGATTGGAGGCAGTGGCGCGGGGTGGGAGGGCACCGCCCTTCTCCACCATGGCAGCTACATCAAGCTGGGATGccttcagtttgtcttcagtATCACTGAGTTTGCCAGTAAGCAGCCCAAAGAAGAGCAGACTGCCACGCCTGCTGCCAGTTGCACTGGcatcaccacctccaccagcaCCTCTAGCACCACTACCAGCACCACCACAACcgcatcaccaccaccaccaccacccagtACTGCCACAGTGAGCAGCCCCTCCGGCCAGGATGAGGCCGACACTGACACTGATCCTCCCCACCAAGTGCCCATACTGCATGCCAACTCTGTTCCATAA